The following proteins come from a genomic window of Phycisphaeraceae bacterium:
- a CDS encoding site-2 protease family protein has product MLRGSLKLGSLFGVPIFIHWTFLLLLAWFMSGPLLAGGPDAVGASLRVGFFVLAIFGCVLLHEFGHVLAARGFGVPTRDVTLLPIGGVARLERMPEKPAQELLVALAGPAVNVVIAAVLIPLVLILGGGAALVSGEAGAEGAARSDVAGALLGHHANFLAALAKVNVLLVIFNMIPALPMDGGRVLRSLLAMVTDRARATAVSAVLGQLLAVGFALLGVLSGNILLIVIAAFVFLGAGGEAQAEQIRSALVGLPVRAAMITHFKCLRASQRLREAAGELLAGSQQDFPVLRDDAMDLDATALVGVLTRSDLVRAVAAGQMDDRVSTVMTPLGPFAREDDDLREVLERARQGEGGVPPIIGVVRSDHVGAPLRLVGLITAENVTELVMLRHAAMASRR; this is encoded by the coding sequence ATGTTGCGAGGATCTCTCAAGCTCGGATCGCTCTTCGGCGTGCCGATCTTCATTCACTGGACCTTCCTCCTGCTGCTCGCGTGGTTCATGTCGGGGCCCCTGTTGGCGGGAGGGCCCGACGCCGTCGGCGCCAGCCTTCGCGTGGGGTTCTTTGTGCTGGCCATTTTCGGCTGCGTGCTGCTGCACGAGTTCGGCCATGTGCTTGCCGCCCGGGGCTTCGGCGTTCCGACGCGCGATGTCACACTGCTGCCCATCGGAGGCGTCGCGAGGCTGGAGCGCATGCCGGAGAAGCCGGCGCAGGAGCTCCTCGTGGCACTCGCGGGGCCGGCGGTGAATGTGGTCATCGCGGCGGTGCTGATTCCGTTGGTGCTCATCCTTGGAGGAGGCGCGGCGCTGGTTTCAGGCGAGGCCGGTGCCGAGGGCGCGGCGCGAAGCGATGTGGCCGGAGCGCTCCTGGGGCACCACGCGAACTTCCTTGCCGCGCTCGCGAAAGTGAATGTCCTGCTGGTCATCTTCAACATGATTCCCGCGCTGCCGATGGATGGCGGTCGCGTTCTGCGATCGCTGCTCGCGATGGTCACGGATCGAGCGCGGGCGACGGCAGTGTCGGCGGTGCTCGGGCAGCTTCTTGCGGTCGGGTTCGCGCTCCTCGGCGTTCTCTCGGGCAACATTCTGTTGATCGTGATTGCGGCGTTTGTCTTCCTCGGCGCGGGTGGTGAAGCGCAGGCGGAGCAGATCCGCTCCGCGCTCGTGGGATTGCCGGTTCGCGCGGCCATGATCACGCACTTCAAGTGCCTTCGAGCGTCGCAGCGACTCCGAGAGGCGGCTGGAGAGCTGCTTGCCGGAAGCCAGCAGGATTTCCCCGTGCTGCGTGATGACGCGATGGACCTCGACGCGACGGCGCTCGTGGGCGTGCTCACTCGATCGGATCTCGTGCGCGCCGTGGCCGCCGGACAGATGGACGATCGTGTTTCGACAGTGATGACGCCACTTGGGCCGTTCGCGCGCGAGGATGACGATCTGCGCGAGGTCTTGGAGCGAGCGCGACAGGGCGAGGGTGGCGTGCCACCCATCATCGGTGTGGTGCGCAGCGACCATGTCGGTGCACCTCTTCGCCTGGTCGGTTTGATCACGGCGGAGAATGTCACGGAACTCGTGATGCTCCGGCATGCCGCGATGGCCTCACGCCGATGA
- a CDS encoding 1-acyl-sn-glycerol-3-phosphate acyltransferase — MGRVDRRGWAPRLPRRGVRRVERWIQTFFDYPIRVVHRLHFVGWERVPREVGPEGLIIASNHTAEADPVLLQTRVGATIRWMMDRTQMTRAAAWLWRQLQIIPVEFNRRDRSALQDGLAHLRSGGVLGVFPEGGIEEPPERLRPFQPGVGVLAARSGAPVLLVWMHGTPRVRGVLRSLFSRSRSVVHVVGLYRFTRDDGDGASASPERGATDPVVVRIEPRGIAEFLRQELAKVSGWPIEAEPLPHLLPAAANPERAASSQAERPSPGD, encoded by the coding sequence ATGGGACGAGTGGATCGTCGCGGGTGGGCGCCGCGCCTTCCGAGGCGCGGAGTGCGTCGCGTGGAGCGGTGGATTCAGACCTTCTTCGATTACCCGATCCGCGTGGTCCATCGACTTCACTTCGTCGGGTGGGAGCGCGTGCCGAGGGAGGTCGGGCCTGAGGGACTGATCATTGCGTCGAACCACACGGCCGAGGCCGATCCCGTCCTTCTTCAGACCCGCGTGGGTGCCACGATTCGCTGGATGATGGACCGAACGCAGATGACCCGCGCGGCCGCATGGCTCTGGCGTCAGCTCCAGATCATCCCCGTGGAGTTCAATCGACGCGATCGATCAGCGCTTCAGGATGGACTCGCGCACCTTCGGAGTGGTGGCGTGCTCGGCGTGTTTCCCGAGGGCGGCATCGAGGAGCCGCCGGAGCGCCTGCGCCCCTTTCAGCCGGGTGTCGGCGTACTGGCGGCGCGCAGTGGAGCGCCGGTGCTGCTCGTCTGGATGCACGGCACGCCTCGGGTTCGAGGTGTGCTTCGATCACTCTTCTCTCGGAGCCGAAGCGTGGTGCATGTGGTCGGGCTCTATCGATTCACCCGCGATGATGGGGATGGCGCGAGCGCCTCACCCGAACGAGGGGCCACGGATCCCGTGGTCGTGCGCATCGAGCCGCGCGGAATCGCGGAGTTCCTTCGACAGGAGCTCGCGAAGGTGAGCGGCTGGCCGATCGAGGCGGAGCCTCTGCCGCACTTGTTGCCGGCGGCGGCGAACCCCGAGAGAGCAGCGTCGTCACAGGCCGAGAGGCCATCGCCAGGCGATTGA
- a CDS encoding ABC-F family ATP-binding cassette domain-containing protein produces the protein MLLTATDLSRSLAARTLFRGLGFFVAQGERVALIGPNGGGKSTLLRMLAGIETPDTGQVIVPRGLRRVHVEQVDLFPVESTPLSAAALAARESASVHGDLHEAEVLGRMILAQVGFPESMMETPVDLLSGGWRKRLSIACGLARADGAPDLLLLDEPTNHLDVAGMEWLESLLVHGCGDLRANACVFISHDRAFIDGVATRVIEVSPAFAGGMLSVSGDYREFLRRRRETLDAQQRTHAALANEVRRDDLWLNRNVEAQRTKNRSRIDESAERRDDLADLAARNAAARASGPSIDFSSSGRRTRRLVQAVQISKGFSEATLLRDLDLELGPGDRVGLLAPNGAGKTTLIRVLTGLLAPDSGSIRFADPPPRVATLEQHRQVLPPDMLLRDALAPGGEVIYFRDRAMHVKAWARHFLFRDEQLLQPLRSLSGGELARVSLARMMLVPADLIVLDEPTNDLDIPTLEVLEETIASFPGAVLLVTHDRALLERLAQKIVVLGGPGGEVAVVTDLVQALAALHRFERRAEASRASALQPVSPPSVPSSAVESPTDGASESSTVSAPRRSGRKLSYNEQRELDGMEAAIIAAQEAVTRAEQRLGNPAVTADHAKLAEACAELDRAQAHERALFDRWQDLESRRNG, from the coding sequence ATGCTGCTCACCGCCACCGATCTCTCGCGATCGCTCGCCGCCCGAACGCTCTTTCGAGGGCTCGGGTTCTTCGTCGCCCAGGGCGAGCGCGTGGCCCTCATCGGCCCGAACGGTGGAGGAAAGAGCACGCTCCTGCGGATGCTGGCGGGCATCGAGACACCGGACACGGGGCAGGTCATCGTGCCGCGCGGTCTGCGTCGAGTGCATGTCGAGCAGGTCGATCTCTTTCCGGTCGAGTCGACACCGCTCTCGGCGGCGGCGCTCGCCGCGCGAGAGAGCGCCTCAGTCCACGGCGATCTCCACGAAGCGGAAGTACTCGGGCGCATGATCCTCGCGCAGGTCGGATTCCCCGAGTCGATGATGGAGACACCCGTCGATCTTCTCTCCGGTGGCTGGCGCAAGCGCCTCTCGATCGCCTGCGGGCTCGCCCGCGCCGACGGGGCGCCCGATCTTCTTCTGCTCGATGAGCCGACGAACCACCTCGATGTCGCGGGCATGGAGTGGCTCGAGTCGCTGCTCGTGCACGGGTGTGGCGATCTTCGTGCGAATGCGTGCGTCTTCATCTCGCACGACCGCGCTTTCATTGACGGAGTCGCCACCCGCGTGATCGAAGTGAGTCCCGCGTTCGCCGGGGGCATGCTCTCCGTGAGTGGTGACTATCGCGAGTTCCTGCGCCGTCGGCGGGAAACGCTCGATGCGCAGCAGCGCACCCACGCGGCGCTCGCCAACGAGGTCCGGCGCGACGATCTCTGGCTCAATCGCAATGTCGAGGCGCAGCGCACGAAGAACCGCTCGCGCATCGATGAGAGCGCTGAACGCCGCGATGACCTCGCCGACCTCGCGGCACGCAACGCCGCAGCCCGCGCCTCGGGACCATCAATCGACTTCTCTTCGAGCGGCCGCCGGACCCGCCGACTGGTGCAGGCGGTGCAGATCAGCAAGGGCTTCAGCGAGGCCACGCTCCTGCGCGACCTCGATCTGGAACTGGGTCCCGGAGATCGAGTTGGCCTGCTCGCCCCGAACGGTGCGGGCAAGACCACCCTCATCCGTGTGCTGACGGGTCTGCTCGCCCCTGACTCCGGATCGATTCGCTTCGCCGATCCACCGCCGCGCGTGGCCACGCTTGAACAGCATCGACAGGTGCTGCCGCCGGACATGCTCCTGCGCGATGCGCTCGCTCCCGGCGGAGAGGTGATCTACTTCCGCGACCGCGCGATGCATGTCAAGGCGTGGGCCCGCCACTTCCTCTTCCGCGATGAGCAACTGCTCCAGCCGCTGCGATCACTTTCAGGCGGTGAGCTCGCGCGCGTCTCACTCGCGCGCATGATGCTCGTCCCGGCGGACTTGATCGTGCTCGACGAGCCGACCAACGATCTCGACATTCCCACACTCGAGGTGCTCGAGGAGACGATCGCCTCCTTTCCGGGTGCGGTGCTCCTCGTCACCCATGACCGGGCCCTGCTCGAACGACTGGCGCAGAAGATCGTCGTCCTCGGCGGTCCCGGTGGCGAAGTCGCCGTGGTCACCGATCTCGTCCAGGCGCTCGCGGCGCTCCATCGCTTTGAACGGCGCGCCGAGGCGAGCCGCGCGTCGGCGCTTCAACCGGTGTCACCTCCCAGCGTGCCATCCTCCGCGGTCGAATCGCCGACTGACGGTGCGTCTGAGTCATCCACTGTTTCGGCGCCCCGTCGCAGCGGTCGCAAGCTGAGCTACAACGAGCAGCGCGAGCTTGACGGCATGGAAGCCGCCATCATCGCGGCGCAGGAGGCCGTCACTCGAGCGGAGCAGCGCCTCGGCAATCCCGCCGTCACCGCCGATCACGCGAAGCTCGCCGAGGCCTGCGCAGAACTCGATCGCGCGCAGGCGCACGAGCGAGCGCTCTTTGATCGCTGGCAGGACCTCGAGTCGCGCCGCAACGGGTGA
- a CDS encoding NTP transferase domain-containing protein, whose protein sequence is MRYAMIMAGGSGTRLWPRSRRSEPKQLLRFVGGKSLLEIAGERLHSVVPQERRLVCAADAYRARILADLAWLSPSRYLGEPEGRDTLNAVGFAAAVLAKEDPEAIFAVLTADHVIEPQDEFARRLDLGFRLVEEESSRFVTFGITPTFPATGYGYVERGAPIPGSDAASDNGAPVVADATSGSRAAAGAFRAKRFVEKPDRARAEEYLASGDFFWNSGMFIFHARSVLKAIEWFAPESARGLHEIAGAWGSSAQEATVASVYPRLPRISIDYGVMEPASKDPRISIVVVPMNVRWMDVGSWPSFAETLAADEQGHRASNARVVHLGSHRVLAVSDDPNHIIATVGCDDLIVVRTKDATLICRADQAEKVKEIASLVPREVQ, encoded by the coding sequence ATGCGCTACGCCATGATCATGGCCGGCGGCTCGGGAACGCGCCTCTGGCCCCGTTCGCGCCGCTCGGAGCCCAAACAGTTGCTGCGGTTTGTTGGTGGAAAGTCGCTCCTCGAGATCGCGGGCGAGCGTCTGCACTCGGTGGTTCCGCAGGAGCGGCGCTTGGTCTGCGCGGCGGACGCCTATCGCGCGCGCATCCTTGCTGATCTCGCGTGGCTCTCGCCCTCGCGCTACCTCGGCGAGCCCGAGGGGCGCGACACGCTCAACGCGGTGGGTTTCGCGGCGGCGGTGCTGGCGAAGGAGGACCCTGAGGCGATCTTCGCGGTGCTGACGGCGGATCATGTCATCGAGCCGCAGGATGAGTTCGCGCGACGGCTTGACCTCGGCTTCCGGCTGGTCGAAGAGGAGTCGAGCCGCTTCGTCACCTTCGGCATCACACCGACCTTCCCGGCCACGGGCTATGGCTATGTGGAGCGCGGCGCGCCGATCCCGGGATCGGACGCGGCCAGCGACAACGGAGCTCCAGTCGTGGCCGACGCCACCAGCGGAAGCCGAGCCGCGGCAGGTGCGTTCCGCGCGAAGCGCTTCGTCGAGAAGCCCGATCGCGCGCGGGCGGAGGAGTACCTCGCGAGCGGCGACTTCTTCTGGAACAGCGGCATGTTCATCTTCCACGCTCGGAGCGTGCTCAAGGCCATCGAGTGGTTTGCGCCGGAGTCGGCCCGCGGACTGCACGAGATCGCGGGCGCATGGGGAAGTTCGGCACAGGAAGCGACAGTGGCGTCGGTCTACCCTCGCCTGCCGCGCATCAGCATCGACTATGGAGTCATGGAGCCGGCGTCAAAGGACCCGCGCATCTCGATCGTGGTGGTGCCCATGAATGTCCGGTGGATGGATGTCGGGAGTTGGCCGAGTTTCGCGGAGACGCTGGCAGCGGATGAGCAGGGGCACCGCGCTTCGAACGCGCGCGTGGTCCACCTCGGCTCCCATCGCGTGCTGGCCGTGAGTGACGATCCCAACCACATCATCGCCACCGTTGGGTGTGATGACCTGATCGTGGTCCGGACAAAGGATGCGACACTCATCTGTCGAGCAGACCAGGCCGAGAAGGTGAAGGAGATCGCAAGTCTCGTCCCGCGCGAAGTGCAGTGA
- the ruvX gene encoding Holliday junction resolvase RuvX, protein MRYLALDIGAKRTGVAAGDDVVRLVQPLTVLQAPIGPPLLHALATLLCEHAPDALVVGLPLNMDGSEGPAAKSIQELARDLAAKFSLPVHLQDERLTSSEADARMARSGRTHGQKKALRDALAAAAILEDFLRREPGP, encoded by the coding sequence ATGCGCTACCTGGCCCTCGACATCGGAGCGAAGCGCACTGGCGTGGCGGCCGGTGACGATGTCGTGCGGCTGGTCCAACCGCTGACCGTGCTCCAAGCGCCGATCGGGCCGCCGCTCCTTCATGCGCTCGCCACACTCCTGTGCGAACACGCCCCCGACGCACTGGTGGTCGGACTCCCGCTCAATATGGATGGAAGCGAGGGACCTGCGGCGAAGTCGATTCAGGAACTCGCGCGGGACCTCGCCGCGAAGTTCTCTCTCCCGGTTCACCTTCAGGATGAGCGCCTCACCAGCAGCGAAGCCGACGCGCGCATGGCCCGAAGCGGGCGCACGCACGGCCAGAAGAAGGCGCTTCGAGACGCCCTCGCCGCCGCCGCCATTCTCGAGGACTTTCTGCGACGCGAGCCCGGGCCCTGA
- the pgl gene encoding 6-phosphogluconolactonase — translation MDASVPDPIRIAEDPPIITPALPGGVFAANTPERLHERLAGDLIAHALNCVRQLGDFHLALSGGGTPLPFYERLMTDPNYRSMPWRRTHLWIVDERRVPFEDEKSNYRHIHEIIVEHSDIPADQVHPMLAMEEDAAARYERSLREALGWRERGQDRLDFVLLGMGDNGHTASLFPETEVLNERERWVGICDGPTVTPPPRVTMTYPLLNAARFIAVLVVGANKASMISRVATGSDDYHALPIKGIHPVAGEMRWYLDRAACGDQTPIDPGAHPGGPRTKAPPSR, via the coding sequence ATGGACGCGTCCGTCCCCGATCCAATCCGGATTGCCGAGGATCCGCCGATCATCACGCCGGCGCTTCCCGGTGGCGTCTTCGCCGCCAACACACCGGAGCGCCTGCATGAACGCCTCGCGGGCGACTTGATCGCGCACGCCCTCAACTGTGTGCGCCAGCTCGGTGACTTCCACCTGGCGCTCTCCGGCGGTGGAACGCCGTTGCCGTTCTACGAGCGGCTGATGACCGACCCGAACTACCGCTCCATGCCGTGGCGTCGCACGCACCTCTGGATCGTCGACGAGCGGCGCGTTCCATTCGAAGATGAGAAGAGCAACTATCGTCACATTCACGAGATCATCGTGGAACACTCGGACATTCCCGCGGACCAGGTCCATCCAATGCTGGCCATGGAAGAGGACGCCGCCGCGCGCTACGAGCGCTCCCTTCGCGAGGCGCTGGGATGGCGCGAGCGAGGGCAGGATCGACTCGACTTCGTGCTGCTCGGCATGGGTGACAACGGGCACACGGCGAGTCTCTTTCCGGAGACCGAAGTATTGAATGAACGCGAACGGTGGGTCGGCATCTGCGATGGTCCTACGGTCACGCCACCGCCCCGCGTCACCATGACATATCCGCTGCTGAACGCGGCTCGCTTCATCGCCGTGCTGGTGGTCGGCGCGAACAAGGCATCAATGATCTCGCGCGTCGCCACGGGCAGCGATGACTACCACGCGCTGCCCATCAAGGGCATTCATCCCGTTGCGGGCGAGATGCGCTGGTACCTCGACCGTGCGGCCTGCGGCGATCAGACTCCGATCGACCCCGGCGCCCACCCCGGCGGACCCCGAACGAAGGCACCTCCGTCCCGGTGA
- a CDS encoding carboxypeptidase regulatory-like domain-containing protein produces MRKLRLPGWGWDSARLIRVAAVIGVLLATVAASGCAKPIPFQVADTDSQLPLEGVRIYRHSVSIFSPLPSRRPPHESDFTGTATVPIPPNPTNLTFLRQGYEPTAVGVFRRMPTAMALRADASSEPDPDAPWQRILLWDDLMPKIEVPVVMRPLRRGMVEVFVVDHSGRPVAGCEVLGSTFLYLPLPGDEPEWGFPPLQRVFTDATGRAVLDSWSGFRNRYTARLANHDDVFVDLNGAQTSSVELRIQPLEWKAQRMRVLDQKRRPISGATVTFGRLRNGLPESPHAFEVTTDADGFTPELRLPSSETLLLQVKARGYKDRLAAPLWRAIDDGGTWRVIMDRK; encoded by the coding sequence ATGCGCAAGCTCCGACTGCCAGGTTGGGGTTGGGACTCCGCTCGCCTCATTCGCGTCGCCGCGGTGATCGGAGTGCTTCTCGCCACAGTCGCAGCATCAGGGTGCGCAAAGCCCATTCCCTTCCAGGTGGCTGACACCGATTCACAACTCCCGCTCGAGGGAGTGCGCATCTATCGCCACAGCGTCTCAATCTTCTCTCCGCTGCCTTCGCGACGACCGCCTCACGAGAGTGACTTCACCGGCACAGCCACGGTGCCGATTCCACCGAACCCGACCAACCTGACCTTCCTCAGACAGGGGTATGAGCCGACCGCCGTCGGTGTCTTTCGTCGAATGCCGACGGCCATGGCCCTCCGCGCGGACGCCTCGAGCGAACCCGATCCCGATGCGCCGTGGCAGCGCATCCTGCTCTGGGATGACCTGATGCCGAAGATCGAGGTGCCCGTGGTCATGCGCCCGCTTCGGCGCGGCATGGTTGAAGTCTTCGTCGTCGATCACTCGGGGAGACCGGTGGCGGGGTGCGAGGTGCTGGGGTCGACCTTCCTTTACCTGCCCCTTCCCGGCGATGAGCCAGAGTGGGGGTTTCCTCCATTGCAGCGCGTCTTCACCGACGCCACCGGCCGCGCCGTCCTCGACTCCTGGTCGGGCTTTCGCAACCGGTACACGGCTCGCCTGGCGAATCATGACGATGTCTTCGTGGACCTCAATGGTGCCCAGACCTCGTCGGTGGAGTTGCGGATCCAGCCGCTTGAATGGAAGGCGCAGCGCATGCGCGTTCTCGACCAGAAGCGGCGCCCGATCTCTGGCGCCACCGTCACCTTCGGTCGCCTGAGGAATGGACTCCCCGAGAGTCCCCATGCCTTTGAGGTCACCACCGACGCCGACGGGTTCACCCCCGAGCTTCGCCTGCCCAGTTCAGAGACGCTCCTGCTTCAGGTGAAGGCCCGCGGCTACAAGGATCGGCTCGCGGCTCCGCTCTGGCGAGCCATCGATGATGGCGGAACCTGGCGCGTCATCATGGACCGGAAGTAG